In the Acropora muricata isolate sample 2 chromosome 10, ASM3666990v1, whole genome shotgun sequence genome, one interval contains:
- the LOC136931828 gene encoding dentin sialophosphoprotein-like, protein MIHLLYKFVQQSEKDEDDNEGDNDSEDNDNSDYDDDDDDDDDDDDDDDDDNDDDDDDDDDNDDDDDNDDDDDDDNDDDDSNDDDDDDDDDNDEYDDDHDNDDDYDDDDNDDDDDDEDDNDDDDDDDDNGDDDDDDNNDDDDDDDDDDNDDDDDDDEDNDDDGDDSDDNEDSGGSVSDSVNEGNNDNNSEEVQISDILCATKSGRTYRTWKGRYLDDIIDSFKQGLYLTIGKAESYF, encoded by the coding sequence ATGATTCATTTGTTGTACAAGTTTGTACAACAAAGTGAAAAAGATGAAGATGACAATGAGGGTGACAATGACAGCGAGGATAACGACAATAGTGAttatgacgacgacgacgacgacgacgacgatgacgatgatgatgacgacgacgacaacgacgatgatgatgatgacgacgacgacaacgacgatgatgatgacaatgacgatgatgatgacgacgacaacgacgatgatgatagcaacgacgatgatgatgacgacgacgacgacaatgaCGAATATGATGATGACCACGACAACGACGATGAttacgacgacgacgacaacgacgatgatgatgatgacgaagacgacaacgacgatgatgatgacgacgacgacaacggcgatgatgatgacgacgacaacaacgacgatgatgatgacgacgacgacgacgacaacgacgatgatgatgatgatgacgaagaCAATGACGACGATGGTGATGACAGCGACGACAATGAGGACAGCGGTGGCAGCGTTAGCGATTCTGTGAATGAAGgcaacaatgataataacagcGAAGAGGTGCAAATAAGTGACATTCTATGTGCTACCAAATCTGGTAGAACATACAGGACATGGAAAGGACGATATCTTGACGATATCATTGATTCTTTTAAACAAGGTTTATATCTGACTATAGGCAAGGCTGAGAGTTATTTCTAA
- the LOC136931169 gene encoding queuine tRNA-ribosyltransferase catalytic subunit 1-like yields the protein MAANESRTPCALNYKVLAECSSSKARTSILSLPHYEVETPVFMPVGTQGTMKGLTSQQLTELDCQIILGNTYHLGMRPGTVILERAGGLHGFMNWKRALLTDSGGFQMVSLLKLAEITEEGVKFQSPHDGQEMLLTPEKSTEIQNSIGADIIMQLDDVVSSTTKGPRVEEAMYRSIRWLDRCIMAHKRRTEQNLFAIIQGGLDPELRKTCVREMVKRNTPGIAIGGLSGGEEKSLFWRIVTLCTDLLPKTKPRYVMGVGYAVDLVVCCALGADMFDCVYPTRTARFGTALVPWGQLHLKHKQYATDLEPIDRECACWTCKHHSRAYINSLLGREEVSCHLLTIHNIHYQMQLMRDIRESIKKDKFPEFVCSFMNRMYPDRTFPDWVVEALASVNIFLYETQYSNGKENILSELNQKAI from the exons ATGGCAGCGAACGAAAGCAGAACTCCGTGTGCTTTGAATTATAAAGTCTTAGCAGAGTGCTCATCGAGCAAAGCTCGAACTTCGATACTTAGTTTACCACATTATGAAGTAGAAACTCCGGTTTTCATGCCAGTTGGAACTCAGGGTACAATGAAAGGGCTCACTTCGCAACAACTGACCGAATTAGACTGTCAAATTATTCTGGGAAATACTTACCATCTCGGGATGAGACCG GGAACAGTAATTCTTGAAAGAGCAGGAGGACTTCATGGGTTTATGAACTGGAAAAGAGCCCTGTTAACA GACAGTGGTGGATTTCAGATGGTGTCTTTATTAAAATTGGCTGAAATTACAGAAGAAGGTGTCAAATTCCAGTCTCCTCACGATGGTCAAGAAATGCTGCTAACACCCGAGAAATCAACAGAGATTCAGAATTCCATTGGAGCAGATATCATTATGCAACTGGATGATGTAGTCAGCAGTACTACTAAAG GACCAAGAGTTGAAGAAGCTATGTATCGATCAATTCGCTGGCTTGATAGATGTATCATGGCTCACAAGAGACGAACTGAACAGAATTTATTTGCTATCATTCAGGGTGGATTGGATCCAGAGCTGCGTAAAACTTGTGTCAGAG AGATGGTGAAGCGGAATACTCCTGGCATTGCTATTGGTGGACTCAGTGGCGGTGAAGAAAAGTCATTGTTCTGGAGAATCGTCACTCTTTGCACAGATCTTTTACCAAAAACAAAGCCAAGATATGTAATGGGAGTTGG TTATGCCGTAGACCTTGTCGTGTGCTGTGCATTAGGAGCAGACATGTTTGATTGTGTTTATCCTACCAGGACAGCT AGATTTGGCACAGCCTTGGTACCTTGGGGACAGCTTCACTTAAAACACAAACAGTATGCAACAGATCTTGAGCCCATTGACAGAGAATGCGCATGTTGGACGTGTAAGCATCATAGTAGAGCTTACATCAACAGTCTGTTGGGCAGAGAAGAGGTTTCTTGTCACCTGTTGACAATCCATAATATTCATTACCAG aTGCAGCTTATGCGAGATATAAGAGAAAGTATCAAGAAAGACAAATTTCCTGAATTCGTTTGTAGTTTTATGAACAGAATGTATCCAGACAGGACATTTCCAGACTGGGTGGTTGAAGCTTTAGCATCTGTGAACATTTTCTTGTATGAAACTCAATATTccaatggaaaagaaaatatcCTCTCAGAACTGAACCAGAAGGCAATCTGA
- the LOC136931826 gene encoding general transcription factor 3C polypeptide 5-like has protein sequence MAENMNQNSEQNSDVSSRIDNGRITFNTTKFVGIDYPGFIKDENRMLETLGGEDTVARTYSISGRRLELSFRPRDPYCHAVCADRYPTANLLLRVKQRKKKRREGSEPPEVKYEQEILGIVANTFKFQVMADFQYLVPDMPDFLAQVKDGDALNQDIPLHLPPPVFARFDNPADYNYRPEPQTGKGSTHAVKDNEEDRLAGTRTRTRRPVNAIAVNFSMAEVPSKPNSKALEAASKIKDGLVEDMTKLFANRPIWSRAALQCHIQGASQERLKQLLASVSYYWLNGPWRALWTRIGYDPRKHPGAKIYQMLDFRVGSRKETRNLSIKAKRDLYTYTLPNLIGKATLKGSLVKEAVMINSDDKSDQDKQVQDLPYVFTPNKMPVQKQLFYQLCDLHDPEIQRLISLNDGQENHCHERDGWCLPGTSDKIREILYQRTTALAERLKKQEGEGTEVLSPQSLSSLSGDPDLWGGHEGVQNFLEMLEQDDDIEAYDIFDDFAEGED, from the exons ATGGCGGAAAACATGAACCAAAATTCGGAACAAAACAGTGATGTTTCCTCTCGGATTGACAACGGTCGGATAACATTTAATACCACTAAATTCGTCGGAATCGATTACCCAGGCTTTATCAAAGATGAAAATCGCATGCTTGAGACTCTTGGAGGTGAAGACACCGTCGCCAGAACTTACTCTATCTCGGGAAGGAGATTAGAACTGTCTTTTCGTCCTCGCGATCCCTATTGCCATGCTGTGTGTGCTGATCGCTACCCAACTGCAAACTTGCTTCTCAgagtaaaacagcgtaaaaAGAAAAGGCGGGAAGGCAGTGAACCCCCAGAAGTAAAATATGAACAGGAAATTTTAGGAATTGTGGCGAACACTTTCAA ATTTCAAGTTATGGCAGATTTCCAGTATCTTGTTCCTGACATGCCTGACTTTCTAGCCCAAGTAAAAGATGGAGATGCTTTGAATCAAGATATTCCTCTTCACTTACCTCCTCCTGTGTTTGCGAGGTTTGATAATCCAGCAGATTATAACTACCGTCCTGAGCCACAGACTGGTAAAGGAAGCACACATGCGGTCAAAGATAATGAAGAAGACAG GTTGGCTGGCACAAGAACCAGAACCAGGCGTCCTGTCAATGCCATAGCAGTTAATTTCAGTATGGCTGAGGTTCCATCAAAGCCCAATTCCAAAGCTCTCGAAGCAGCCAGTAAAATCAAAGATGGGCTTGTAGAGGATATGACAAAACTATTTGCTAACAGGCCAATTTGGTCAAGAGCTGCACTGCAATGCCACATCCAAGGTGCTTCGCAAGAAAGACTCAAGCAGTTGCTCGCTTCAGTATCATATTATTGGCTCAATGGCCCTTGGAGGGCACTTTGGACCAGAATTGGATATGATCCTAGGAAACATCCTGGTGCAAAAAT ATATCAGATGCTAGACTTCCGTGTTGGCAGCAGGAAGGAGACCAGGAATCTTTCCATAAAAGCCAAGAGAGACTTGTATACATACACTCTACCTAACTTGATCGGGAAAGCCACATTGAAGGGTTCACTGGTAAAAGAAGCAGTCATGATAAACAGTGATGACAAGTCGGACCAAGATAAACAGGTCCAGGATTTGCCTTATGTGTTTACTCCAAACAAAATGCCAGTACAGAAACAACTCTTTTATCAACTGTGCGATTTACACGATCCAGAGATCCAGAGGCTCATAAGCTTAAACGATGGACAG GAAAATCATTGTCACGAGCGCGATGGATGGTGTTTACCAGGAACTAGCGACAAGATAAGAGAAATCCTTTACCAACGGACTACAGCATTAGCTGAGAGACTCAAGAAACAAGAAGGCGAAGGAACTGAGGTGCTCTCACCACAGTCCCTCTCTTCACTCTCAGGCGACCCAGACCTCTGGGGAGGCCACGAAGGAGTTCAAAACTTCTTAGAAATGTTGGAACAGGACGATGATATCGAAGCGTATGACATCTTCGACGATTTTGCGGAAGGCGAAGATTAA
- the LOC136931827 gene encoding uncharacterized protein codes for MLIFLFHLLIKVQLLLELQSLLTAVLCLKVTCVIISPTPSLSSASVSGLNSGSLSPKRCQETSSLLTGTQTIQSSFSQTGNSKMSAVIAKVQHRKDCDDGWIPFNKSCYLVVKETKVFNHAERNCVIHAAHLISIESKEENKKIVSFVQNYIGKPGKVRIWLGMERLTSDSSLHWVDNKPINFVNWAPGEPDQTGACVQMIQKGWWEDSSCLQNLSYICKKDRQAGEPYTRATELGILIGIPMACSVIMLTVVAVLFVKSVFESEGTYFAYGKTRDKDKLHSCLVTLTTSIAHVGAVGYVNQGGDFNRASFSHPPSEHSLPGVQASELSRADSIVEAPEITITPETPEPSRRLDVNEVFVASSSSINQDRFQSVTSLENLVSKRYIKPKTRKLRSLIKSGAVVSPPGAAGKYIKKEDKFEFYEV; via the exons ATGCTTATATTTCTCTTCCACTTACTGATCAAAGTGCAGCTTCTACTGGAGTTACAATCATTACTAACTGCTGTTTTATGCTTGAAAGTCACCTGCGTTATAATTTCACCAACACCGTCGTTGTCTAGCGCATCAGTCAGTGGATTGAATTCTGGCTCTCTATCACCCAAACGTTGTCAAGAAACCTCCTCGCTGCTGACCGGCACTCAAAccatccaaagttctttttCTCAAACCGGGAATTCGAAAATGTCTGCCGTAATCGCGAAGGTGCAACACCGTAAAG ACTGTGATGATGGCTGGATTCCTTTCAACAAATCGTGTTACCTTGTGGTCAAAGAGACAAAAGTGTTTAACCATGCAGAACGAAACTGTGTCATCCATGCAGCGCATCTTATATCAATAGAAagtaaagaagaaaataaaaaaattgtcagcTTCGTTCAGAATTACATCGGCAAACCTGGGAAAGTTCGAATTTGGCTTGGAATGGAGAGACTGACATCTGATTCTAGTCTTCACTGGGTTGATAATAAACCAATCAATTTCGTGAACTGGGCACCTGGCGAACCTGATCAAACAGGCGCATGCGTACAAATGATTCAGAAAGGATGGTGGGAAGACTCGTCATGTTTACAAAATTTATCTTATATCTGTAAAAAAG ATAGGCAAGCCGGAGAGCCCTACACTAGAGCCACGGAACTCGGGATCCTGATTGGAATACCCATGGCCTGCTCTGTAATCATGTTAACGGTAGTTGCTGTTTTGTTTGTGAAAAGCGTGTTTGAATCAGAAGGAACGTACTTCGCATATGGAAAAACACGCGACAAAGACAAACTCCATTCATGCCTTGTAACATTGACTACAAGCATTGCGCATGTCGGAGCTGTGGGATATGTCAATCAAGGTGGTGATTTCAACAGAGCAAGTTTTTCACATCCCCCATCAGAACATTCTTTACCTGGTGTACAGGCTTCGGAACTTTCTCGAGCAGATTCAATCGTGGAAGCTCCGGAGATTACTATTACACCCGAAACCCCTGAACCAAGCAGAAGACTTGATGTGAATGAAGTGTTTGTTGCTTCTAGTTCGAGTATCAATCAGGACCGTTTTCAGTCCGTTACAAGTCTTGAAAACTTGGTTTCTAAAAGATATATTAAGCCCAAAACACGAAAATTACGGTCTCTGATAAAATCAGGCGCCGTAGTGTCGCCCCCTGGAGCTGCTGGGAAATACATAAAGAAAGaagataaatttgaattttatgaAGTTTAA